The genomic DNA ATCCGGGTGGCGGGTCCGCACCTCATGGATGAGCCAGGCCCAGAAGCGCAGGGGCTTGGTGTGGGGGTTGTCCACTCGGAAGATCCGCACCCCGTGCCCCACCCAGAAGAGGGTCACCCGCAAAAGCTCCTGCCACAGGGCTTCCCAGGCCGGACCCTCGAAGTCCAGGGGAAAGATGTCCTGGTACTGCTTGGGCGGGTTCTCGGCATAGCGGATGGTGCCGTCCGGCCGGTGGCGGAACCATTCCGGATGCTCGGCCACGTACGGGTGGTCGGGCGAGCATTGGAAGGCCAGGTCCAGGGCGATCTCCAGGCCATGGGCCTCGGCCTGGCGGCGGAAGGCGGTGAAATCCTCGATGGTGCCCAGCTCCGGGTGCACGGCGTCGTGGCCGCCCTCGGCGGTGCCGATGGCCCACGGGCTGCCCGGATCACCGGCTGCGGCCTGGGGGCTGTTGTTGCGGCCCTTGCGGTGGCTTTTGCCAATGGGATGGATGGGCGGCAGATAGAGGACGTCGAAGCCCAGGGCGGCGATGGCCGGCAGCCGGGTGGCGGCGTCCCGGAAGGAGCCGCTGCGGGCCGGATCCGTGGTGGCGGAGCGGGGGAACATCTCGTACCAGGCACCGGTGCGGGCTCGGGGCCGCTCCACGCTCACCAGCAAAGTCGGGGTCGTGGTCTCCCGGCTGCGGTCCGGATAGCGCCCCATGAGGGCGGCCAGCTCCGGGGCCAGGGCCAGGCACACCCGCTCGTCGACCGGGGTCGGCGCGGCCAGCCGGGCCGCAACGCTGGCCAGCCACAGGGCATCCTGGTCGGCGCCGCGCGCCGCGGCCGCCTGCACCAGGGCCGCTCCCTCCAGGAGCTCGCTGGCTACCTCCTGGCCGGCCTGGTGCTTCTTGACCAGGACTTGGCACCAGCTGGCAAAACGGTCGATCCAGGCTGCCACTGCATAGTGGTATGGCTCCAGGGTGGTGATCGGAAAGATCCCCTGCCAGGCGTCGTTGCCCAAAGGACCGAGCGGCAGCTCGCTCCAGTCCGCCTGGGAAGCGGGCCGGAAGCGGAGCACGCCGGCTACGGCCTCGTGGCCGTCGACCAGGATGTCGGCGCTCACCGTCACCGACTCCCCCACCACCCGCTTGATGGGATAGAGGCCGCCATCCACGGCTGGGGCGAGGTTTTCGATCCAGACCCGGCGGGCCAGCGCCGGATCCAGCCTGGTGGGGTCAGGGCCTGGGGTCATGGCGGTCTCCTGGCATGAGCTCCTGATACACAGAGAAGACTTGGCGGGCGATGGCCGGCCAGCCGTAGAGC from Thermodesulfobacteriota bacterium includes the following:
- a CDS encoding alpha-1,4-glucan--maltose-1-phosphate maltosyltransferase; translated protein: MTPGPDPTRLDPALARRVWIENLAPAVDGGLYPIKRVVGESVTVSADILVDGHEAVAGVLRFRPASQADWSELPLGPLGNDAWQGIFPITTLEPYHYAVAAWIDRFASWCQVLVKKHQAGQEVASELLEGAALVQAAAARGADQDALWLASVAARLAAPTPVDERVCLALAPELAALMGRYPDRSRETTTPTLLVSVERPRARTGAWYEMFPRSATTDPARSGSFRDAATRLPAIAALGFDVLYLPPIHPIGKSHRKGRNNSPQAAAGDPGSPWAIGTAEGGHDAVHPELGTIEDFTAFRRQAEAHGLEIALDLAFQCSPDHPYVAEHPEWFRHRPDGTIRYAENPPKQYQDIFPLDFEGPAWEALWQELLRVTLFWVGHGVRIFRVDNPHTKPLRFWAWLIHEVRTRHPDVVFLAEAFTRPKLMYALAKVGFSQSYTYFTWRNTKTEIIAYLRELTSSPVREFFRPNLFANTPDILPEYLQYSGRPGFVVRLVLAATLGASYGIYSGFELCEGQGLPGTEDYLDSEKYQLRPRDWQRPDGIQEFVARINAIRRGNPALATNDSLTFHAVDNEHLIAYSKHTPDLENIILVVANLDPHHAHDGWLELPIAALGIGPAEVFQAHDLIGEGRYLWQGAKSYVRLDPAASPAQIFRLRRRVRTEQDFEYFM